A section of the Deinococcus taeanensis genome encodes:
- a CDS encoding DinB family protein, producing the protein MTDDRNVRSQLAFARLLPKLFRGGQAFVGVEASLSGLTDEQATTRPGTLPHSVAELVAHVNWWNRWMLDIIEMGEAQPYPKRAADTWPAVTPAEWSRVRNDFYELLARIDPHAARPDLANPVNHEETIGELLADMALHTTHHFGQVVTVRQALGAWPPPGGGDTW; encoded by the coding sequence ATGACTGATGACCGAAATGTCCGTTCCCAGCTCGCGTTCGCGCGCCTCCTCCCGAAACTCTTCCGGGGGGGGCAGGCGTTCGTGGGCGTCGAGGCGTCCCTGAGCGGCCTGACCGACGAACAGGCCACCACGCGCCCCGGAACGCTGCCGCACAGCGTGGCGGAACTGGTGGCGCACGTGAACTGGTGGAACCGCTGGATGCTGGACATCATCGAGATGGGCGAAGCGCAGCCCTACCCGAAGCGCGCCGCGGACACCTGGCCGGCCGTGACGCCCGCCGAGTGGAGCCGGGTGCGCAACGACTTCTATGAATTGCTGGCCCGCATTGACCCCCACGCGGCCCGGCCGGACCTCGCGAACCCGGTGAATCATGAGGAAACCATCGGGGAACTGCTGGCCGACATGGCGCTGCACACCACGCACCACTTCGGTCAGGTGGTCACCGTGCGGCAGGCGCTGGGCGCGTGGCCTCCTCCGGGCGGCGGTGACACGTGGTAA
- a CDS encoding L-glutamate gamma-semialdehyde dehydrogenase produces the protein MTSTLMEGFLPFEHEPYFTFRDPQMAERQRAAFTQVRAQYVGQTFPLIVAGQAAQGSGTFEVRNPADTREVVWSFQKATPAQLNEAVEAAQQAFEEWRFSDPFQRASIFKRAAQLLRARRMEFNAVMTLENGKNWAEADGEVAESVDHFEVFAREALRWGQGKPVYPMPDEHVTTVYEPLGVVACISPWNFPSAIPLGMALGALAAGNTVLWKPASETPLSSYLMVELLFEAGLPRGAIQFLTGTDDVLGDPLVDHPGVRMIAFTGSKEIGCRIYERAARVQPGQRWLKRVIAEMGGKDPTIVCADGDLEAAATGIVQAAFGYSGQKCSACSRVIVESSVYDDLLARVVDKARALKVGLPEDNADLGPVIHQGSADRIQQFVQDGQARARLLLGGDTPDTGGRPGGYVSPTVLADVEAKDPLFQEEIFGPVLAFTRARDWQHAIELANDSEYGLTAAFYSRDPRKIEEARRRLHVGNLYINRKCTGALSGTHAFGGYGMSGTNAKVGGPDYLFWFLQTKTIAQQY, from the coding sequence ATGACCAGCACCCTCATGGAAGGATTCCTTCCTTTCGAGCATGAACCGTATTTCACCTTCCGGGACCCGCAGATGGCCGAGCGACAGCGGGCCGCGTTCACGCAGGTGCGCGCCCAGTACGTCGGGCAGACCTTCCCCCTGATCGTGGCCGGACAGGCCGCCCAGGGCAGCGGAACCTTTGAGGTCCGCAACCCCGCCGACACCCGGGAGGTTGTCTGGAGCTTTCAGAAGGCCACCCCGGCGCAGCTGAATGAGGCCGTGGAGGCCGCGCAGCAGGCCTTCGAGGAGTGGCGCTTCAGTGACCCGTTCCAGCGCGCGAGCATCTTCAAGCGCGCCGCGCAGCTGCTGCGCGCCCGCCGCATGGAATTCAACGCCGTGATGACCCTGGAGAACGGCAAGAACTGGGCCGAAGCGGACGGCGAGGTGGCCGAGAGCGTGGATCACTTCGAGGTCTTTGCCCGCGAGGCGCTGCGGTGGGGGCAGGGCAAACCTGTGTACCCCATGCCTGACGAACACGTCACCACCGTGTATGAACCCCTGGGCGTCGTGGCGTGCATCAGCCCGTGGAACTTCCCCAGTGCCATTCCACTGGGCATGGCCCTCGGCGCCCTCGCCGCCGGGAACACCGTGCTGTGGAAGCCGGCCAGTGAAACGCCGCTCTCCTCGTACCTGATGGTCGAGTTGCTGTTCGAGGCGGGACTCCCCCGCGGCGCCATTCAGTTCCTGACCGGAACGGATGACGTGCTCGGCGACCCGCTCGTGGATCATCCGGGCGTGCGGATGATTGCGTTCACCGGCAGCAAGGAGATCGGGTGCCGCATCTACGAGCGCGCCGCCCGCGTGCAGCCCGGGCAGCGCTGGCTCAAACGTGTGATCGCAGAGATGGGCGGCAAGGACCCCACCATCGTGTGCGCGGACGGAGACCTGGAAGCCGCCGCAACCGGCATTGTGCAGGCGGCGTTCGGCTACAGCGGCCAGAAGTGCTCCGCGTGCTCCCGCGTGATTGTGGAAAGCAGCGTGTACGACGACCTGCTCGCCCGCGTGGTGGACAAAGCGCGCGCGCTGAAGGTCGGCCTTCCCGAGGACAACGCCGACCTGGGCCCCGTGATTCACCAGGGCAGTGCCGACCGCATCCAGCAGTTCGTGCAGGACGGCCAGGCGCGCGCGCGCCTGCTGCTGGGCGGTGACACCCCCGACACGGGTGGACGCCCGGGCGGGTACGTCTCCCCCACCGTGCTCGCAGACGTGGAAGCCAAAGACCCGCTGTTCCAGGAGGAGATTTTCGGGCCGGTGCTGGCCTTCACGCGCGCACGCGACTGGCAGCACGCCATTGAACTGGCGAACGACAGCGAGTACGGGCTGACCGCCGCGTTCTACTCCCGCGACCCCCGCAAGATCGAAGAAGCCCGCCGGCGCCTGCACGTGGGCAACCTGTACATCAACCGCAAGTGCACGGGCGCGCTGTCGGGCACGCACGCCTTCGGCGGGTACGGCATGAGCGGCACGAACGCCAAGGTGGGCGGCCCGGATTACCTGTTCTGGTTCCTTCAGACGAAAACCATCGCGCAGCAGTACTGA
- a CDS encoding ROK family protein — protein sequence MTASAAPALTAARPLLALDIGGTSMRAALVEGGRVTARVEQRTPRPATPDAVVPAAAALAAPLAEQAGALGVACAGAVALGRVTATAAHTFPGWVDVPLAEQLGAALNLPCAALNDARAAAWGEFVAGAGRGTREFMFVTISTGVGAGLVLGGQLHLAGNGLDAELGFVSVPALWHEGYATPLGRLAPLEFESSGTALSARAAAVGFPDARALCDAAEAGHAAAQEAYGHSAGVLAWKIADIAALLGVTRVALGGSVGLRAGYRQRVRAALEAFPERYRPEVVHAGLGADAGLIGAALWAAAPGVKG from the coding sequence GTGACTGCCTCTGCCGCGCCTGCCCTGACTGCCGCCCGACCGCTGCTCGCCCTGGATATCGGAGGGACGAGCATGCGCGCCGCCCTGGTGGAGGGCGGCCGGGTGACGGCGCGGGTCGAGCAGCGCACGCCGCGCCCCGCTACGCCGGACGCGGTGGTGCCGGCCGCCGCGGCGCTCGCCGCGCCGCTGGCGGAGCAGGCGGGGGCGCTGGGCGTGGCCTGTGCGGGGGCGGTGGCGCTGGGCCGCGTCACGGCGACCGCGGCGCATACCTTTCCCGGTTGGGTGGACGTGCCGCTGGCTGAGCAGCTGGGCGCGGCGCTGAACCTGCCGTGCGCCGCGCTGAATGACGCGCGGGCCGCCGCGTGGGGTGAGTTCGTGGCGGGGGCTGGCAGGGGCACACGGGAATTCATGTTCGTGACGATCAGCACCGGTGTGGGTGCGGGACTGGTGCTGGGGGGACAGCTGCACCTCGCTGGCAATGGTCTGGACGCCGAACTGGGGTTCGTGAGTGTGCCGGCGCTGTGGCATGAGGGGTACGCGACGCCGCTGGGACGGCTGGCACCACTCGAATTCGAGTCGAGCGGCACGGCCCTGAGTGCGCGGGCGGCTGCAGTGGGCTTCCCGGATGCGCGGGCCCTGTGTGACGCGGCGGAGGCGGGCCACGCCGCTGCGCAGGAGGCGTACGGGCATTCGGCAGGCGTGCTGGCCTGGAAGATTGCGGATATCGCGGCGCTGCTGGGGGTCACGCGGGTGGCGCTGGGCGGCAGCGTCGGGCTGCGCGCCGGGTACCGGCAGCGGGTCCGGGCGGCGCTGGAGGCGTTTCCGGAGCGGTACCGGCCGGAGGTGGTGCACGCGGGCCTGGGGGCCGACGCCGGGCTGATCGGCGCCGCGTTGTGGGCGGCCGCGCCAGGAGTGAAGGGGTGA
- a CDS encoding DUF4127 family protein, translating to MTRVLLVPPDTRPPTLSLPVRLGGMTGAEVRVPPAVALPDFFTPGDTDALRHWLGREAPAADVLVVCLETLCLGGMIPARRVPDTLEVALARLAVLREVHSRHPALRIYAFGVIVRVAHDNDPHEEKPYYGEWGRELRAYSTAFDRQARHGESERSALDAARSAVPADVLADWVGTRERNRALHLAALDLLAGGVLTHLCLTLDDTTPYGLAAFDRRLLEARTDELGVWDRLDVYPGADEVPSALLARALCPQEVPVWVRYSGMTGAGAELLYEDRPAGELVRAHLRAAGCRPADSLAEAAFVLAVNTPGSRQAHRQPDFASVDTPHRHLPAFVDAVAADLQAGRAVSVADIAYPNGAEMRLWTLMQRLPLADLAGFSAWNTAGNTLGSAVAFGKLAPLVVDRAAHAGALMERFADDVLYQGEVRTLVRERLGNPSPFDLGEQRAEAEAALRELLPPRVQAVWARHFASRNLTLSLGDPHLAWPRLFTGVVPLSVSAGRPGSPSGASNG from the coding sequence CAGAGGTGCGCGTCCCGCCGGCCGTCGCCCTGCCGGACTTTTTCACGCCGGGTGACACTGACGCGCTGCGGCACTGGCTCGGGCGTGAGGCGCCCGCAGCGGACGTGCTGGTCGTGTGCCTGGAGACGCTGTGCCTGGGCGGCATGATTCCCGCGCGCCGCGTGCCGGACACCCTGGAGGTGGCCCTGGCGCGGCTGGCCGTGTTGCGTGAGGTTCACTCGCGTCACCCGGCGCTGCGGATCTATGCGTTCGGCGTGATTGTGCGCGTGGCGCACGACAACGACCCTCACGAGGAAAAACCGTACTACGGGGAGTGGGGCCGTGAGCTGCGGGCGTACTCCACGGCGTTCGACCGGCAGGCCCGGCATGGGGAGAGCGAACGTTCCGCCCTGGACGCGGCGCGTTCAGCCGTTCCCGCCGACGTCCTGGCAGACTGGGTGGGCACCCGGGAACGCAACCGGGCGCTGCACCTGGCGGCCCTGGACCTGCTGGCGGGCGGCGTGCTGACCCACCTGTGCCTCACGCTGGACGACACCACGCCGTACGGACTGGCGGCCTTCGACCGTCGCCTGCTGGAAGCCCGTACGGACGAACTGGGCGTGTGGGACCGCCTGGACGTGTACCCGGGCGCGGACGAGGTGCCGAGCGCGCTGCTGGCCCGGGCGCTCTGTCCGCAGGAGGTGCCGGTGTGGGTCCGGTACAGCGGCATGACCGGCGCAGGTGCAGAGCTGCTGTACGAGGACCGGCCCGCGGGGGAACTGGTCCGGGCGCACCTGCGGGCCGCCGGGTGCCGACCGGCGGACTCGCTGGCGGAGGCGGCGTTCGTGCTCGCCGTGAACACACCAGGCTCGCGGCAGGCGCACCGGCAGCCGGATTTCGCGTCCGTGGACACGCCGCACCGGCACCTGCCGGCGTTCGTGGACGCCGTCGCGGCGGATCTGCAGGCGGGGCGGGCCGTGAGTGTCGCGGACATCGCGTACCCGAACGGCGCGGAAATGCGCCTGTGGACGCTGATGCAGCGCCTGCCGCTCGCCGACCTGGCGGGGTTCAGTGCGTGGAACACGGCGGGCAACACGCTGGGGTCGGCGGTGGCGTTCGGGAAGCTGGCGCCGCTGGTGGTGGACCGCGCGGCGCATGCCGGGGCGCTGATGGAACGCTTTGCCGATGACGTGCTGTACCAGGGCGAGGTGCGGACGCTGGTGCGGGAGCGGCTGGGGAACCCCAGCCCGTTTGATCTGGGCGAACAGCGGGCCGAGGCAGAAGCGGCGCTGCGGGAACTGCTGCCGCCGCGCGTGCAGGCGGTGTGGGCACGGCACTTTGCCTCCCGCAACCTGACACTGTCCCTGGGTGACCCTCACCTCGCGTGGCCGCGTCTGTTCACGGGCGTCGTTCCTCTCTCGGTGAGCGCGGGCCGTCCGGGCAGCCCGAGCGGTGCATCAAACGGCTGA